The DNA sequence TAAAAGACGACCAATTTGAGAAAGAGAGAGCTATACTAGTCTTTCATTTTGTATACAATTTATTAATTGTATTCAGTATCCAATTTATTAATCCCAGAATAAGATGGACTTGTAGACTATGAAAAGTTAACTTCAAAAAGCAcgttaaaaattttcttatcatttattactattattattattatcattgcTCATTTAATTAATGAGtatattaattacaaaaaaaaaggcTTATTTATTAGTTAACTAAAATCTGTATTAACAGttggtgctttcattaagaGCCTTGTAAGAAAAAACTCAGGAAATACCCTCCTTGAAATATATTCGAACTTTCCATCCATGGCAAAAATGCTCCTCAAAATGAAGAGAATCAACAAGGGAAAACAACTCAACGTCcagggaaaaaaaaatatcaaaattctcATAGGACAAATACAACTGAGATTTCTCGCTTTGGGAGAGGAAATATTGGAGAATTTGAGAAAAGTGGGGATTAAATCCCACGAAGTGAGGATGCCTATGATCCCACTAGATATGTTCTATTAGTGGAGCTAGAAAATAGGCAACTTTGACAGGGACTGACTAAGTCAAATCAAATAAATGCAAAATTAGAGCGCGAAGTAACAGCTGCAAGGGCTGCGTGCAGTATTGCCCTTCGAATCAACCCGACACATCAATTAGACGATCTCGAGGAAGACTTAAAGGCTCTAGGACCAAAAGACATGGGGATACCCCTAGAGGGAATAACCTTAGAAATCCACGAATACTCAAGATGATCAACCTAGCTAAGAACACGAGGGATATCTCAATGGATGAAGAGAACTCCCAAAATCCAAGAAATAATAGAAATAGGGAAACTCGACCCAATGATCTAGGAACTTCCTGTAGAAATACAAACTACGAAAATGTACAACCTAAAAACCCAGAGTCATCTCGCATGAATATGGATTTCAGACAATCACGACCTGAGAATCAAGGATTCTCTCAAAACAATGCGAGGGGTGTTGGCAATCGGCCTGGGACAGGTCAACCACTGAGACACTCACAAAGGCCAAACCACAACGACAAAAACAGCGCATACACTTAAGCAGGGGCGCATGTCAAATCTATTTCGAAGACAGAGGCCAGTGTGAGAAGAACCTCTGGAGACTAGGTCAAGTACATATCCTAATAGGTCTAGATCAAGGACTCATGGGCAGAGCAGATCGAAGAACCCATGCACGTGATATGCAAACACGAGATGGGGAAGGTACGCGTCGCCATTATCAAGGTGATCAAGAAAGCATAAGTAATTCTAAGAGTTATCAATTTGAGAGTTATTCTGCAACTAAGTTGGTTAATTAGCAATTACGACCGGAGAAATAAAAGGCGACGCGACCCTGATCTACGCGAACATTTAAACTATAGACAACCTGACTTGCACGAGCACTTGAATTGTAACGTTCTAGATCTTCGAGATCGATTGAATAGGTCGATCCCTAGCAACACAAGATGGAGAATATAGGAAGTTATCAGGATATATGATTCAGATGAAGAGACAGAGCATTTTTATCCTATTATATTAACTTTTCAATTCCCTTAGGGATTCAAGAACCTGCATATCACACAGTATGACGAGACAACTGATCTTTTAGCACACTGCACACCTAAATAATTTTAACACAATAAGACGAGCAAGTACTAGCATTTTATTTCCAACATCACTAACAAGAGCGACGAGAAGTTGGTTTGATAAATCAACTGACaatgaaaaatattatatgcatcttatatatataatattatatttcaacatatatatatacagtagaacctctatttaagaatactctattcaagaataacctctaatttgttataaaaaaattaagtcccaatttgggccagttataaataagaataacctctaaattgtaattaattatacattttctaaatcccgtattaacaaagtatacttctatataagaataattacatcttaataaaatatatacatatgttttgtaaatttatttacataaaattaataattttattccaaaTTGTAACATATGTATTaccattatatttactctaaaataattctactataatatagtattaataagtatttattgttattattgttacattgatattttttagtattttaattttttttttctagtataactctacttagttataacctctcaattagaatataatttgctTGGTCCCAAgtctattcttgaatagaggttctactgtatatatatatattcttaataTGGACACTCTTCACACTTCTCAAATTTATTACCAACAAAATCTATCACACCTTCATCACCAAAAATGCGGTGTCCCAATAAATCatgattactttttttttcgcATCAGACAAAGATTTTATTGAAAGAAAGTGAAACAAAGAAAATGCTGAACGAATAAAAGCATCCAATGAACTTAGCTATGTAATAATGTAAAGAACCCTCTTCATGTTTAATTTGGCCATGCCATCAGCTAGCTATTAGAAGTTCTAGCTATATAATAAATCACTTCATGTTTAATTTGACATTGGAAGCTAAAATTCTTTAACTAAATCCTACATCatatgtttcttttttttccaAAGGGAATCACACATCgtatgttttttttctttctttttcctttttttttaaagggaATCATACATCGTATAAATAAAGTTACAACTTCTTAGTGTAACgaaaatatactaaatatatCCATCTTTACTCTCTATTAAACGACTGCTGCAATCATGTGCCAGTTTGTGCACATTGTTATCAACACAAGTGTGGCTGCTTGGCATGCCAGGCCACAGATCAAGCCAATCCACAATCCCTATATGTACCAAAATccaaatcaataaataaatcaaaactctaatttttatattagaGTATTACTATTGACATGTATAACAATTTAAATCAAATCTCAAATattttgagaaataaaaataaatattaaaatgactAACATATTACCTTAACATATAGTTTCATTTTAAATGCAAGGAGGCTCCCAACAGTCACGCCAACCAAATAAAATGTTATCAAATTCACATAAACAACCATGCGCTGCCACCCGCATCCTCTAGCCACACCTgaagaaattatttattaagtaaCAACACCTCTCAAAGCTCAAATGCTTGACACTACTCAAAATTGGCACACTTTGGACGAAAAATCACAAATAGAGGTTAAAAGGGGAGACAATGGAACGATTAGGCTCACAACAAAtttgataccatgttagaatttgagaTAAGATGCATGAGTTTCGATTCAAAATGAAATGATAATGAGAAGAGTAACAcattcttatatataaatattttattttcacaaaTTAATAATATGAGACTAAGTCTAAtagaattctttttttttttttttttgagtataGCGTAATGAATTTTacaatcatttaatagtataatAGCTTCAAGGTCCTAAGTTCGAACCCATGATATCTCCTTTTTTTCTATCCCTCCCCCACCACTAAGCTAGCCTAATAGAATTCAAAtgcttccatatatatatatatatatatattatttttacaaattgAAAGAGGTGTTTCTGGTGTGATGTTGAGGTTTTAACTTAAAATCAATTGATTTTAAATGGAGTACATCATCAATTTCAATATTAAGTTATAATGTTTCTCATATATTCTTAATGTGTGACTATTAATACACTATTTTCAAGTTACGATAGGATCTGACATTTTGAAATAACCCTACAAGGTCAAATCCAAAAAATTGTGGATCTTTTGACAGAAGTCTAAAActttaaaactcgaaactagcaCACATTTGGCTAAAATGTCCAATCAATGAAGATCAAAAGCGGAGGGGCCACATGGAACCATGCCTACATTAAGCTATAATGTTTCTCATATATTCTCAATGTGAGACTACGCCTAATTAATAACTATTATAGGGGGTCTCATCTCATGTGAAAGAGTAAAGAATTGGTTGAAATTTTTATAATGGTTAGCATTAGAAAAAGAGATGTCCAAATCAAAATTAACCTGATAAAACACCCTGCAAAGAATCGAGCATTATGGATATTGCAAGCAGGGGTGTCATGGAAGCGAATGACTTTATTATTGCAGAATTATCAGTGAATAGACCAGCCCAGAAGTTGTGCCCAAATCCTAGAGCCATTACAACTATTGTAGCAAGAAGTACAGAGAGCTTGAGGGAAACCACCATTGCACTCTTAGCTTGCTCTGGATGGCCTCCTCCTAATTCATTCGATACCCTCGTACTGTGTCACATAACAATTTACATCATATTCTTTAggtaaaaaaaatgtgtaaattaatattatggcTGATTATTTGAGTGTACATAGTTTGGTTTACCAACCTGGCAGAAGCACTTAGACCATATGTAACATTGTATGCAATTGTTTCTGTGTTTACACTGAAAACAGAATCAATGGCAATTAACGAGCTAcagagattttttatttttcttcaaataattatgaattaattaatcaagagaaattaaTGTATGTACGGAAAAATAAAGCTAACCATATTGCTATTAAAGAAGTGGTTGATTTCGAGTTTGGCATCAGTCCTGCTAGGAACACTAGTATCTCAAAAGCCCAGTATTCCAAGCTGGACAAAAACAACACTTGAATGTTAGGTTGTAACCAAGCCCAATAAGAATGGAGGAAAATAAGGAAATTACAAATTTTAAGggttattatattttttgtgctaagatatgtttttttattaaaaaaataattttagggaAAAATATAGGAAAATTAAATAAGGGTGACCAGGTATTTTTAGGGTATTGAGTTAActctaaaaaaatttcataaaataattttttgaaaaaaaaaaatcatatttttgcaaatttatatcttaaaaactataaaaataaaaaaagtacatgattaaattttataaaaatattaaaaaaaatatgggaaaatagtATAAGATAGTTGATTACTCttatctgtttttttttttttttcatattttttaactttttttttcaattttttccataaaataatttttgaaaaaaaaaaaaagtcatttttttttacaaaaagtaTAAAAATCTTTCTTCtttagtaagaaaaaaaaaatatataaaactccATAAAATATGTAATCCTTGTTGTGACTACAATTTGGGAGAACTTGTTGAACAGTCAGAAAAGGAAGAGAGAAAAGCTTTAGGTGTAATAGGACTTACCAGACCATAGCTGCAGAGGGCAGGGAAAGTTTCAAGTTTGTGAGGATGTAGGAGAAAGATTCAGTTGAAAATCCTTGCCATGTTAGATGAAACTGCCTGGCCAACATGACATATGCAGCCAGCATAAAAAAAGAAATCCATAGTGTGATTGAGGTTGCTATTGGAGCTCCTTTGAAGCCAAGAGGTGTTAAATGGACCAAACAATATGTAATACCAATGTGGAACACCAGTGGTATTGCTGATAACAAAACCGCAGGCCTAACAACTGATTGTGTCTGAAGAAACctcaaaatattttgtatataacCAAAAGCAAATATGCTAGGAATCAGAAACTTGGTGTAAATGCCTGCAGTCTCAGCAATCTCAAGATCTTGACCAAGGAAAACTAATATTGGTTCAGTGTTGAACCATACAAACGAAATGAGGATGGAGAAGAGAAATGATGTGATACAAGAGGCTTGTAGATGAATGCCCATCATTCTGTATAAGTTTGCACCAAATCCTTGTCCACAAAGGGTCTCAAGAGCACCACTTAGCCCAATCTAGATATGTAAAACATCAATGATTTAGTGTGCACTACTACTACTCtgcgtttatatatatataaatacaaaaatgtGGGAATTAGGAagaaattagagaaaaaaaacTAATACGTACCAAGAAAGCATAGCCTGTGACAGTGGCCCATGAATTGGCGAGAGTAGCACCTGCGAGCTGGAGAGGGCCAAGGTGGCTGGCGAACATGACCGAAATGAGAGGTATCAAATAATAGAAACCATTGGTGAGAATCAATGGCAGTGAAAACAAAACCTGTTGTTTGGCTTCCTCCACTTCTAACACTTTTTTCCACCATTTTTCTCCACTACTAGTACTAGTAATGTTTACTATTATTACATTTCCTCTTTCTTCTCCACCATCACTACCACTACCTGCAGTACCACTTAGATCTCTTGGTAGTACTGCAATTATATTCCTATCTGATATTGATGAACTAATTCCCTCCATTTCTCAAGCTAGATCTATTTAATCCATTtcactctttctctctttctcatttcatatataaattttaacacCTACGTACGTAAGAGAAATAAAACTTGTTTACGTTTCTCACGAAACAAACAATACTACAAGCCGCCTCCACTTTGGTTTGGTCAGTTTAGTGTCAGTCTCAGCCTTAGTACATTGACCCAATTTCAAGACCACAGTCATTAATTAATAATGCTAATCGAGATTAATAAGAATCGGAATTATATTCTACATTTATTATTTCTGCTATGGTATTATactaaactttaaatttgttaaCATTTAATattcacaaaaattaaaattttgacgGCAAAATTTACGGAACCCCTATTTCGTTTTACTCTTTACATTTCGGTCTAAAAATTTCAGTTAAGTGCCACAGTACGTGTACACTTAGCAAATTTTTAGTAGTGCacctaatattaattattaaaatataattttaaatatttaaaaaaaaaataaataaataaaaaatagaaaataattatataattttttttttctttttcttttcttttttctttcttcttctaatGAAgagaaccaaaaaaaaaactctacatCTTCCTTATCCATCCCAACTGTCTCCCCTatctctttttccttttttttttttcttctgagTTATTCATCTCATTATCATCATCACCACCACACAACCACTATTACCACCATCACCACACAACCACCATGCCactattttctaaattaaagaaaaataaaaattaaattaaggcAATCATTAATGACTGGGGCAGATAAAGAGAGAGAAGTGACGTGAGGCTTCGACTCCGGCGACCAccacaaagagagagagagagagagagagagagagagagaagacgagaaagagaaagagagggtcTGGGAAGGAGAAGATCGAGAGAGATAAAGAGAGGGCAGATGGCTTCGGCGAGGGCCTGGGAAGGAGAAGATCGAGAGAGATA is a window from the Cannabis sativa cultivar Pink pepper isolate KNU-18-1 chromosome 1, ASM2916894v1, whole genome shotgun sequence genome containing:
- the LOC115705064 gene encoding protein DETOXIFICATION 19; the protein is MEGISSSISDRNIIAVLPRDLSGTAGSGSDGGEERGNVIIVNITSTSSGEKWWKKVLEVEEAKQQVLFSLPLILTNGFYYLIPLISVMFASHLGPLQLAGATLANSWATVTGYAFLIGLSGALETLCGQGFGANLYRMMGIHLQASCITSFLFSILISFVWFNTEPILVFLGQDLEIAETAGIYTKFLIPSIFAFGYIQNILRFLQTQSVVRPAVLLSAIPLVFHIGITYCLVHLTPLGFKGAPIATSITLWISFFMLAAYVMLARQFHLTWQGFSTESFSYILTNLKLSLPSAAMVCLEYWAFEILVFLAGLMPNSKSTTSLIAICVNTETIAYNVTYGLSASASTRVSNELGGGHPEQAKSAMVVSLKLSVLLATIVVMALGFGHNFWAGLFTDNSAIIKSFASMTPLLAISIMLDSLQGVLSGVARGCGWQRMVVYVNLITFYLVGVTVGSLLAFKMKLYVKGLWIGLICGLACQAATLVLITMCTNWHMIAAVV